The stretch of DNA TCGTGGTTCGCTGGGAGATATCATTTAACATAAGAAACCGTTCAAAACTATCATCATATTCATTTATAAGGTTTTCACTACTTTGATAAAAAAAGACTCCTACTGACGTTAACAACACGACAAGAACGATGAAATACAGCAGTAATTTGGAGCGGATTCGAAATAACATTATCTGTCAGCCTCCCCTTGGTGCTGATTGTTCAAAGGTAAATCGGCTGCTCTTATAATGCGAGTATTTGTATGAACAACAGGTGGGACCTTTTTGCCTTCAATAAGGTCAATCATCATTTGGATGGCTCGGTAGCCCATTTCATATGGCTCCTGGACTACTGTCGCTTTAATCGTGCCTTCCGCAATGTAATCAAGTGTTTCAGGAAGCGTATCAAATCCGATAATATAAACTCTACCTGGCTTCCTTTTTTCAACCACTTGGGCAATTCCAATTGCATCGAGTGCACTTGTCCCATAGAAGGCAGTTACTTCTGGGTAATCGGCCAATATTTGATAAGCCTTTTCAGCTGCCCGAACTCTACTAATCCCTGATTCTTCGACAGTAATAATCTTTATTCCCTCTTCAGACTTTACGGCGTCCTGGAACCCCTTAACACGCTGCTGCTGATGGTTTGCATAAAAATTACCCGTAATAATCGCAACATTCGCTTGACCTTTTGTATCTTCAATTAATGCTTTACCTGCTAAAAAACCTGAATAATAATTGTCTGTTCCAATATAAGCCATTCGGTTGCTATTGGCAGCATCAGTATCGATGGTTATCACTGGGAGTCTCTCTACGACCCTATTAATGAGCGGGGTAAATTGCTCATCACTCAAACCTTGAGTAAGAATTCCATCCACCTTAGACGCCATTGACATTTCAATTGTTTTTAAATGTTCGTCGATATTCGCCTGCTTTGGCCCAGCATACTCCAATAAAACACCGTATTCCTTTGCAGCCTGCTGTGCCCCTTTTTCAACTAGCCGCCAATAGTCATTGTCCAGCTCTTCCGGAACCAACACAAAATGATACTTATACTTATCTACAACTCTATCTCCCGAAGGCAAATCATGGGAAACAACCTTATAACCATAAAAAATAGCAAATGCACAACTCACAAGAAAAAATAAAACCCCTACCACATAAGACATCAAAGAAAGCCCTTTCATAAAACAACTCCAACCTTCTACAAATCTAGATAAAAAACATTATACGGAATAGACCAATATACGACAATGTATAAATGGTGACAGGCACCACAAAAACACAAATGTCCACCTGAGGTGGACGTTTGTGTTTTTGTGTTTTTTTAGAAGCTGCTGTCTCTTATGATGAGTTGGGTGGATATGGTTATTTTTTTGGCTGTTTTTCTGCCTTCGATTCTTTCTACTAGGGTGTTGACGGCTGTTTCTCCCATTAGTTCTGTATAGACTTTGACGGTGCTTAAGGATGGAAAGACGTATTTGGAGATGCTAATGTCGTTTACGCCTATGATGTTCACCCGCCCTGGGACAGGTATCCCTTCTTCCAATAGTGCTCTAAGAGCGCCAACTGCCAGCGAATCATTTGCAGCAAAGAAAGCGGTTGGCAGGTTTTCTCCGTGCTCCTGAATGGCTTTTTTCATGAGTGAATGACCCTCAGAAACGGAGAATGCTCCTACGTACATATACGCTTCATTCAACAGCCCTTTTTCAGTTAAGTAGTTTTTAAACGTAACCTCTCGTTGGTCCTCGATGAGAGAGGTTTGATCTTTAAATACTTCTCTTCCGCCAATATAACCAATCTTCTCATGTCCATTTGTAATATAATGATCAATAACCTTTTTAGTGGCCTTTTCAAAATTTATGACAATGGAATCGAACTGTTCTTCATCAGGAGAGATGTCGACAAAAACGAGATTATTTGTGATCGATACCATATCGTTAATTTGTTTATCACTAAATTTCCCGATAGCAATAAGACCGTTAATCTCATCCTGTTTTAAATCCTCATAATTGTCTTGAAAGTACTTAGCTACAGAAAAGCCCAATTGTCTGGCCTGGTTTTCTACCCCCAGCCGAATCGACATATAATATAAATCTTCTAGTTCTTCCTTTTCGGTATACCACTGCAACAATGCAATTTTTCCTGTTTCTAGTTTTCTAGGTGTTTTCTTTTTATAAGAAAGCTGCTCTGCAACCTCAAATATCCTCTTTTTCGTTTCATCACCAACAGACAGGGTACTATCATAATTCAACACTCGGGATACCGTTGCGATCGAAACTCCTGCTAATTCTGCAATATCCTTTATTGTAGCCATTCATCAAACTCCTATTGTATTAGAAAAAAAGCGATACTTTGTTGTGGTACGATACACTTCCTCTGGGTTTAAAACAATTGTTGGGAAATCAGGCTGGTTAATGGCATCAGGCAGACCCTGTGTTTCTAAGCACACACCTAAGTAATTCCTTGCACGAACACCCGAGATGGAATAAGGACCTTCCAGCTGATTCGCCGTATACAGAACCACACATGGCTGGTCAGTCGTAACCAACAATGTCCTGCCGCTCTCTTTTTCACTTAACGCCACTGTATTTTCTCCCTTTTTGGCAAAGATGAGCGGATGGTCGTAACCATTGCCGGCAAGCACATTCTGCGGATGGTCGGATTTAATCCCCGATTTCAATAGACGCCCATGCTTAAAATCGAAAGGGGTATTAGTAGAATCAATCAATTTTCCGGTAGGGATTAAATCTGATCCAAGCTCTAAAAAGCGATCACTTTCTAATTGGAGAATGTGCTCAGAACAATCTCTTTTGATATTTCCACTTAGATTAAAATAAGAATGATTGGTTAAATTAACAATTGTTTTTTTGTCTGTTACCGCTTCATAGGAAATGCTCAGTTCATTCTGATTGTTTAAAAGATAGACGATGGTCGTATCCAAATTCCCTGGATAGCCTTCTTCTCCATCTATACTACGATAGAAAAATTTCAAACCAACGGCATTCTCTGTTTCAATGCTTTCCGTTTCCCAGATAACGGAATTAAAGCCTTTCTTACCGCCATGTAAATGGTTGGAACCCTCATTAGGGGTCAGTTGGTAAACCTCGCCATCCAGTTCAAATTGTGAATGACTGATTCTTCCAGCCACTCGACCACACACCGAGCCAAAATATGGGGCTAAATCGATGTAATCCTCTATCTGATCAAAACCAAGCACGACATTTTCAATTTTTCCGTTACGGTCAGGAACCATTATTTTTGTAATAATACAGCCATAATTCAGAACTGACACAGACATTCCCGATTCGTTGACAAGGGTATATTCAATCACTGACTCATCGTGATAACGACCAAAAAGTTTATCTAGTATTTTCATTATCCTTCACTCCATTTACACTTCAAAATATGAGCCATTATGTTATCACATGCTGTCAGCTTAAAACCTACGATAATGACGAGATAAAACGTTTAAACCCTGCTCTGCCTTCTTCATCTCTCTTATAAACACCAGCATCTTCTAAACATTTTAAAAACTTCTTCCCAGTCTCTTCTCTTACGATTGCTTCAACATTGGAATTTGTTGCAATATCTTGATACTTTTCTTTTAAAGCCGCTGCCCATTCCATATGGTACTCAGCAACCACTTCGGTTTTACCAACAATGAAATCTTCAACTTCTCTAAGTTCGTTCTTTAAGCGTGCTGGTAAAACAGCCAGTCCCATCACTTCGATTAATCCGATGTTTTCCCGCTTAATATGATGAACATCTTGATGAGGATGATAAATTCCAAGTGGATGTTCCTCACTTGTTCGGTTGTTGCGCAGAACTAGATCAAGTTCATAAAATCCCCGGTTTTTGCGTGCAATTGGTGTGATCGTATTATGCGGAATATCGCCCGTTTTTGCATGGATTCCTACACTTTCGTCGCTGTAATTTCTCCATGTTGATAGAATATACCCGCCTGCTTCTACAAGAGGACCAATTTCTTCAGAGCGTAATCGAATAACAGACATCGGCCATTTTACAATCGAACCATGTACATGCGGGAAGCGATCCAACTCAAAACTCCACTCATCTTCTGCTTTCGCCATTGCAAAGTCATAATGACCGCCCTGGTAATGATCGTGGGATAAAATAGACCCACCGACTATCGGTAAGTCAGCATTGGATCCAACAAAATAATGTGGGAACTGCTCGACAAAGCTTAATAACCGATGGAAGGCTGTTGCCGTAATCTTCATATCCCTATGTTCCTCTGACAATACGATACAATGCTCATTATAGTAAACATAAGGTGAATATTGTAACAGCCAATTCTCTTCTAAAAGATTTAACCTGATCATACGGTGATTAGAGCGTGCCGGGTGGCCAATTCTCCCGGCATACCCTTCATTTTCAACACACAGCAAACATTTAGGATAATCTGTTTTCGCCACTGCACGTTCAAGTTCAATACTTTTAGGATCCTTTTCTGGTTTCGATAGATTTATGGTAATGTCTAGCTCACCATATTCCGTGTTAACCTTGTACTCAATATTATTGCTAATCCTCTTCATCTGAATGTAGTTACTATTCTTGCTTAAGTCATAAAAATACTCGGTTGCTGCCTGCGGACTCTGTTTATATTTATCATAAAAGATTTGATTAATCGTTGATGGACGCGCCATAAAGCAGTCCATTATTTTACTAGAAAAAATCTCTTTTTCATCAAAGATATCTTCAACAATACCTTGTGTACAGGCGTAGTCCACAATCTGTTCAAGTAAATCAGGTATTTCTAAATCAGACTCTCCATTGGACTCCTTAAACTCAACCAAATGCAAGAGTGAAAGGATTTGATTGCGGGCATAGATTTCGTCATCTGGCTCAATTAATTGAGCAGAAATGGCTTTATCGATTAATTGTTGGATAAGCTGATTAATCACCACACTCACCTCTCATATCCATTTGGATGATGTTTATGCCAATTCCATGCATCACTGATGATTTGGTGAATGGAGGTTCTGCTTGGATTCCAGCCTAGAACACTTCGCGCTTTTTCCGATGATGCAATCAACGTACTTGGATCGCCTGAACGGCGTTCGCCGATTTGGACAGGAATCTCCATACCCGTAACTTCCTTTGCAGTCTCGATAATTTCCTTTACGGAAAAGCCTTGGCTGCTGCCAAGATTAAATACATTGCTTTCCCCGCCATTTTGCAAATAACGAAGGGCAAGAAGATGAGCAGCAATTAAGTCTTCAACATGAATATAATCGCGGACGCAAGTCCCATCTGGTGTATCGTAATCTTGTCCAAAAACTGTTATTGCCGGTCTTTTTCCTAATGCCGCTTCTAAAATAACAGGTATCAGGTGTGTTTCTGGATTATGATCCTCGCCAATCTCCCCGCCGCTTCTTGCCGAAGCAACGTTAAAATATCGAAGTGATACATATTTAAGATCAAATGCCTTTTCACACCAAGAAATCATTTTTTCCATTGCGAGTTTTGTTTCACCATAGGTATTTGTTGGATTTGTCACTGCTTCTTCCGTAATAGGGACAACCTTTTGTTCACCATAAACTGCAGCTGTCGACGAAAAGATGATGTGCTTTACGTTAAATTCCTTCATCATTTCAAGAACAATTTGTGTACCGTAAACATTGTTATCAAAGTATTTTAAGGGCTCCGTCATTGATTCGCCAACAAGGGAGTTAGCGGCAAAATGCAAGATGGCTTCAATGTTTTCTTTTTCAAACACAGAACGCATAAACTCACGGCTGCGAATATCCCCTTCGTAGAAGTTCGCCTTTGGATGGATGGCATCACGATGTCCCGTTTGCAAATTATCGATGACCACCACTTCGGAACCTTGATCAATTAATTGGTAAACAGCATGCGAACCCACGTAGCCCGCACCGCCTAAAACTAGAATACTCATTCAGACGCCTCCATTTTAATTTCTTTTGCTCCATCACCAATACTTGCTACATAGAAATCTGCTGGATAACCAATCTTGTCATGATAAACGGTACCAACATTAGCTATAAAGCTCTCAACCTGATCATCTTCAACAATTGCAATGGCGCAGCCTCCGAATCCCGCTCCCGTCATGCGAGCACCAATTACTCCAGGTTGACTCCAAGCTGCTTCTACCAAACTGTCCAGTTCAATTCCAGTTACCTCATAATCGTCACGTAATGATATGTGTGATTGATTCATTAACTGTCCAAATGCCTCTAGGTTGCCAGCCTTTAATTCTTCAAGAGCTTTTAGCGTTCTTACATTCTCATATACTGCGTGTTTCGCCCGCTTACGAACTGTTTCATTAACTATTAATGATTGATTTTCATCAAACTCCGCTTCTGATAGCTGTCCAAGCGCTTCGATTGGAAGTTTTTGCTGGAGCAAAGACAATGCTTCTTCACATTCTCCTCGGCGCTCATTATATTTCGAGTCAGCCAGCTCCCTGCGTTTGTTCGTATTCATAATTAAGATTTTGTGACCTTCAAGTTGAATAGGTGCGTACTGATAGTGTAACGTCTGGCAATCAAGCAAAATTCCAGCGTCCTCTTTTCCCATCCCGATTGCAAATTGGTCCATAATGCCACTGTTAACACCAATGAATTCATTTTCAACTTTTTTACCAATCTTGATCATGTCAATGCGAGCTATTCCTAGTCCAAACAATCCGTCTAGAAGCACTCCTGTCAATAACTCAATGGAAGCCGAAGAGGATAGGCCTGCTCCATTAGGAATGTTGCCTTCAATTACACACTCAAATCCTGAAGGAAGTACGTAACCTGCTTCCTTTATATAACGAATCATCCCCTTCGGATAATTCGCCCAATTATGCTGCTTTTCGTACTCTAATTGCGTTAAATCAAACTCAATGATCTCTTTGTCCGGAAAGTTTACTGAGTAAAGGCGGACAAGATTGTCATCTCTCTTTTTTGCCACGGCATACGTTCCATAAGTTATTGCACATGGGAATACATGACCGCCGTTGTAATCCGTATGTTCACCAATCAGATTTATTCTCCCCGGAGCAAAAAATGCTTGCTCGGGCTGGGCGTCAAATATTTCTCTGAATGTAGTTGTTAACTTTGTGATGTTCATTGTCGTCCCTCCAACTATATATGCTATATGTTTAGTTTAATCCATTCAGTTAAAGAAATCCATATTTTTTACTAAAATTTTTACTAAACTATTCAATTTAGTCAGCAGGAAGCTGTTATTACCTGCCATAACAAAGGAAAGAGCCTGTTATTTCAGGCTCTTAGCTGGAACTATCTAAGTATTCATGGTTAGATTGCTCTGTTCGGAATATATCTATTCGTCTATATGTCAACAGCTGTTTACGGATAACCCATATTTGATTACATCGTAATCAATTACCCTCCAAGGACCTTGATTCTATTTTCTGTTTCCTGCATTTTTAGGAATAGCGGCCTTTCGCTTCCATGGGGTGTGTCTGGGTAGTGTGTACAAAGGTATAGTTGTCCGTTTAAGTCACGGAAAAGACTGGAGTGTCCGGCATTGCGGTCGAGCAACAATTCTTGATCGTGTACCCAATCACCTGCTATTTCTGCTGTTTTTGATCTGGCCACTGCAACCGTATATCCTCCCAATCCATTATCGCCATAACCAGGAACAGAGTAACTTGACCATAACATGACAAGGTCTCCATTTTTCGCTTGATACATGAACGGGGCATCTGTTAAATAACCGTTTTTTTCAATCCGGGGATCCCCGAAGTGTCGAATCCACGGCATGTCCGCAGCATTAAGGATTTCTACTGGATCACCAATGGACCTTTTTAGATTTGCTGATAAACGGATTGCTTTGATCCGGCCCTCATAAATCTGCGTCCATTCATGACAAAAAATCAACCAGCGTTGTCCATGTTTATCCTCATAAAACGTGCCATCCAAGCATTCCCAATCTGTTGGAGTAACCGCTCCATTACTATGCGGGGTATATGGCCCCCCAGGATGATCTGCTGCCAATATGCCAGTACCCCGATGTACGCCTATTCCTCCCTTAAAAGAAGCAAACATATAATATCGACCGTCAATTTTAAATACTTCCGGAGCCCAATAGTGCCTTACGCCCCAAAAGCCTTTTGGCGGTTGAAATGCGACATACGGGCCTTCCCAGTCTTCAAGATTATTCCCGACATATACTTCAAATATTGGATCTTGGTCGCCACATCCATCAGCAAATGTAGTTCCAAACAGGTAATACTTTTGCTCCTGATGAGAAGTATAGATAAACGGATCCCTAACATGAATCATATCGGTTTTTACGTTTTGCACCTTGCGAAATCCTATCTTCATTCAAATTAACCTTCTTCTTGTTATTGGTTTGTAAATTTATACGTTGTAATAGATTGATACACTTCATCCTTCTCTAAAATAGCAGATGGAAATTGACGATGATTAAGTGAATCTGGCAGACCTTGAGTCTCTAAACATAATCCAAGATATTTCTTTGATTTTACTCCGCGAATAGAAAAGTTTTCTTCTAATTGTGTTCCTGCATAAAGAACTACCGCAGGCTGATCGGTTTCGATGATCAGTCCCCGTCCACTTTCTTCATCAAATAAATGGATTTCTTTATTATTATTTACATTTAATAGGAACGGATGATCATAGCCTTTCCCTGCAAGTACATTCTGAGGATCATTTGATACTGTTCCATCAAAGATCCTTCGCCCTGATCTGAAATCAAATGCTGAATTCTCTACAGCAAGAATTTTTCCAGTCGGAATTAGCTCTTCATCCAATTCAAGGAATTGATCACTTTTTAGGGTGAGTGTATGGTTCAAAGTATCTCTTTTTAAATTTCCACTTAAATTTAAATAAGAGTGATTGGTAACATTGACTACCGTTTTTTTATCACTAATTCCTTCATAAGTTAGCTGAAGTTCATTTTGATTGTTTAATGTGTAGGTTACCTTCATTTTCAAGTTACCAGGGTAACCTTCTTCTCCGTCCTTACTTAGATAGTGAAAGACAAGACTCATAGACTCCTGTTCTTCGATGACCTCAGTATCCCAAATAACCTTATCAAACCCTACTAAACCTCCGTGAAGATGGTTGCCATTATTATTTTTCGCCAAATGGTAGTTGATACCATCCAATTCAAATTCGGCATTTGCAATTCTACCGGCATGCCTGCCTACAATTGCACCAAAATAGGGGGAATATTTTTGATACTCTTCAAGAGTATCAAAGCCTAATACAACATTTTCAAATGTTCCATCTCGGTCTGGAACTAGTATTTTTGTAATGATACATCCGTAATCAATCGTTGTTACTTCCATGCCACGGCTATTAATCATCGTATAGGCGGTGACAATCTTTCCATCAAACTTAGCAAATTGCTCTTGTACTATTTTCATGGTTAGCTCTCCATTCACTATAAATATGGATGAATCTAAAAAATATCCCTCTTAAAAAACGTCGAACGTTTACGTTCTAAAACGATTTCTAAGAAAGGATATATTTTCTGAAATTTTTCAAAATCGATTAAAAAGGAGTAAATAGGATTTAGAATTTCACAATATCGGAGTGCCACATATCATTAATTTCCTTAATCTTAGACAACTCGCACTTAGGTTCTCTGTTATAGGCTAATAAACCGTTTATCTCTTGCTCTACATCTGTTAATTGCGTATAGCAATAACCATGTAATGCTTTTGAAGCATATACGGCTTCCATTACTCTTCGATAGTCCTCGATAAATTCTTCAGCGTTCTTAACCGATGTGTATCCCCAGCCGCTTTCTTCTCCAACCTTGAAACCAATTCCGCCAAACTCGGTTAATAAAATTGGCTCCCCTTGGTGCTCAAAGCCGTCGGCATAAATACCACGGAGTGCCGGCTTAGAACTTAGGAGGTTTTCTTTTGTTGAAAGAGATTCCTTATATTCCTCATATTTAGCTTTTTCTTCTTGATTCCCATGATTATAATTGTGAATCGCACAAATATCAGTCACAGTTAATTCCCATCCGTCATTTGAAATTACTAAGCGGGTCGCATCAAGGGAATGAATTAGATAATACATAGCTAAAGAATGGTTTTGCTGTTGTTTGTTTCCTTTAATAAAAGGTACCCCCCAGCTTTCATTAACCGGAACCCAAGCAATGATTGAAGGATGATTGTAATCCCGTTCAATTATTTCAATCCATTCTCTGGTTAACCTTGCTGCTGCATCCTCGCTGTACGATGGAAACGCCGCACATTCTCCCCATACCAGGAATCCTAACTGATCTGCCCAATAAAGGAAACGAGGGTCCTCCACTTTTTGATGTTTTCTGCAGCCGTTAAAGCCCATTTCTTTTGTTAGTTCAATATCCTTTTTCAAATCTTCATCAGATGGAGCAGTTAATAGTCCCTCTGGCCAATAACCTTGATCAAGAACTAACTTTTGATAATATGGCTTATTATTTAAATAAACCATTCCGTTTTCAATGTGAACTTTTCTCATTCCAAAATAGGAGTCTACCTCATCTAAAGTCACTTCATCCTCTTTTAAAGTGACCTTAATATCAAATAAATTAGGATTTTCTGGAGACCAATTCCAGCCAATATGATGGAAGGAAGTTCTGAAAATTTGACGATTGTAAAGATTAATGGAGCGT from Neobacillus sp. CF12 encodes:
- the galE gene encoding UDP-glucose 4-epimerase GalE yields the protein MSILVLGGAGYVGSHAVYQLIDQGSEVVVIDNLQTGHRDAIHPKANFYEGDIRSREFMRSVFEKENIEAILHFAANSLVGESMTEPLKYFDNNVYGTQIVLEMMKEFNVKHIIFSSTAAVYGEQKVVPITEEAVTNPTNTYGETKLAMEKMISWCEKAFDLKYVSLRYFNVASARSGGEIGEDHNPETHLIPVILEAALGKRPAITVFGQDYDTPDGTCVRDYIHVEDLIAAHLLALRYLQNGGESNVFNLGSSQGFSVKEIIETAKEVTGMEIPVQIGERRSGDPSTLIASSEKARSVLGWNPSRTSIHQIISDAWNWHKHHPNGYER
- a CDS encoding sugar-binding domain-containing protein, producing the protein MTFRPEYPRPQLVRKEWLNLNGEWDFAFDDNNTGVKEKWFQTEDAFDQKINVPFAYQTELSGIHDPSFHDHVWYRREFTVPTQWNDQKVILHFGAVDYRAWVYVNGQYVGYHEGGHVSFSFDITDHLQWGNETLVIRVEDPSTDETIPRGKQFWVEKSDAIWYTRTTGIWQTVWIEPVSATSISKLRLTPDIDRGDIIVEFDVLGDYLNKTIDVEISFKGEMIVKDTIEVFESYNKRSINLYNRQIFRTSFHHIGWNWSPENPNLFDIKVTLKEDEVTLDEVDSYFGMRKVHIENGMVYLNNKPYYQKLVLDQGYWPEGLLTAPSDEDLKKDIELTKEMGFNGCRKHQKVEDPRFLYWADQLGFLVWGECAAFPSYSEDAAARLTREWIEIIERDYNHPSIIAWVPVNESWGVPFIKGNKQQQNHSLAMYYLIHSLDATRLVISNDGWELTVTDICAIHNYNHGNQEEKAKYEEYKESLSTKENLLSSKPALRGIYADGFEHQGEPILLTEFGGIGFKVGEESGWGYTSVKNAEEFIEDYRRVMEAVYASKALHGYCYTQLTDVEQEINGLLAYNREPKCELSKIKEINDMWHSDIVKF
- a CDS encoding aldose epimerase family protein; this translates as MKIVQEQFAKFDGKIVTAYTMINSRGMEVTTIDYGCIITKILVPDRDGTFENVVLGFDTLEEYQKYSPYFGAIVGRHAGRIANAEFELDGINYHLAKNNNGNHLHGGLVGFDKVIWDTEVIEEQESMSLVFHYLSKDGEEGYPGNLKMKVTYTLNNQNELQLTYEGISDKKTVVNVTNHSYLNLSGNLKRDTLNHTLTLKSDQFLELDEELIPTGKILAVENSAFDFRSGRRIFDGTVSNDPQNVLAGKGYDHPFLLNVNNNKEIHLFDEESGRGLIIETDQPAVVLYAGTQLEENFSIRGVKSKKYLGLCLETQGLPDSLNHRQFPSAILEKDEVYQSITTYKFTNQ
- a CDS encoding LacI family DNA-binding transcriptional regulator, which translates into the protein MATIKDIAELAGVSIATVSRVLNYDSTLSVGDETKKRIFEVAEQLSYKKKTPRKLETGKIALLQWYTEKEELEDLYYMSIRLGVENQARQLGFSVAKYFQDNYEDLKQDEINGLIAIGKFSDKQINDMVSITNNLVFVDISPDEEQFDSIVINFEKATKKVIDHYITNGHEKIGYIGGREVFKDQTSLIEDQREVTFKNYLTEKGLLNEAYMYVGAFSVSEGHSLMKKAIQEHGENLPTAFFAANDSLAVGALRALLEEGIPVPGRVNIIGVNDISISKYVFPSLSTVKVYTELMGETAVNTLVERIEGRKTAKKITISTQLIIRDSSF
- a CDS encoding glycoside hydrolase family 43 protein, whose translation is MKIGFRKVQNVKTDMIHVRDPFIYTSHQEQKYYLFGTTFADGCGDQDPIFEVYVGNNLEDWEGPYVAFQPPKGFWGVRHYWAPEVFKIDGRYYMFASFKGGIGVHRGTGILAADHPGGPYTPHSNGAVTPTDWECLDGTFYEDKHGQRWLIFCHEWTQIYEGRIKAIRLSANLKRSIGDPVEILNAADMPWIRHFGDPRIEKNGYLTDAPFMYQAKNGDLVMLWSSYSVPGYGDNGLGGYTVAVARSKTAEIAGDWVHDQELLLDRNAGHSSLFRDLNGQLYLCTHYPDTPHGSERPLFLKMQETENRIKVLGG
- a CDS encoding sugar-binding protein, whose amino-acid sequence is MKGLSLMSYVVGVLFFLVSCAFAIFYGYKVVSHDLPSGDRVVDKYKYHFVLVPEELDNDYWRLVEKGAQQAAKEYGVLLEYAGPKQANIDEHLKTIEMSMASKVDGILTQGLSDEQFTPLINRVVERLPVITIDTDAANSNRMAYIGTDNYYSGFLAGKALIEDTKGQANVAIITGNFYANHQQQRVKGFQDAVKSEEGIKIITVEESGISRVRAAEKAYQILADYPEVTAFYGTSALDAIGIAQVVEKRKPGRVYIIGFDTLPETLDYIAEGTIKATVVQEPYEMGYRAIQMMIDLIEGKKVPPVVHTNTRIIRAADLPLNNQHQGEADR
- a CDS encoding galactokinase, translated to MNITKLTTTFREIFDAQPEQAFFAPGRINLIGEHTDYNGGHVFPCAITYGTYAVAKKRDDNLVRLYSVNFPDKEIIEFDLTQLEYEKQHNWANYPKGMIRYIKEAGYVLPSGFECVIEGNIPNGAGLSSSASIELLTGVLLDGLFGLGIARIDMIKIGKKVENEFIGVNSGIMDQFAIGMGKEDAGILLDCQTLHYQYAPIQLEGHKILIMNTNKRRELADSKYNERRGECEEALSLLQQKLPIEALGQLSEAEFDENQSLIVNETVRKRAKHAVYENVRTLKALEELKAGNLEAFGQLMNQSHISLRDDYEVTGIELDSLVEAAWSQPGVIGARMTGAGFGGCAIAIVEDDQVESFIANVGTVYHDKIGYPADFYVASIGDGAKEIKMEASE
- the galT gene encoding UDP-glucose--hexose-1-phosphate uridylyltransferase, producing the protein MINQLIQQLIDKAISAQLIEPDDEIYARNQILSLLHLVEFKESNGESDLEIPDLLEQIVDYACTQGIVEDIFDEKEIFSSKIMDCFMARPSTINQIFYDKYKQSPQAATEYFYDLSKNSNYIQMKRISNNIEYKVNTEYGELDITINLSKPEKDPKSIELERAVAKTDYPKCLLCVENEGYAGRIGHPARSNHRMIRLNLLEENWLLQYSPYVYYNEHCIVLSEEHRDMKITATAFHRLLSFVEQFPHYFVGSNADLPIVGGSILSHDHYQGGHYDFAMAKAEDEWSFELDRFPHVHGSIVKWPMSVIRLRSEEIGPLVEAGGYILSTWRNYSDESVGIHAKTGDIPHNTITPIARKNRGFYELDLVLRNNRTSEEHPLGIYHPHQDVHHIKRENIGLIEVMGLAVLPARLKNELREVEDFIVGKTEVVAEYHMEWAAALKEKYQDIATNSNVEAIVREETGKKFLKCLEDAGVYKRDEEGRAGFKRFISSLS
- a CDS encoding aldose epimerase family protein — translated: MKILDKLFGRYHDESVIEYTLVNESGMSVSVLNYGCIITKIMVPDRNGKIENVVLGFDQIEDYIDLAPYFGSVCGRVAGRISHSQFELDGEVYQLTPNEGSNHLHGGKKGFNSVIWETESIETENAVGLKFFYRSIDGEEGYPGNLDTTIVYLLNNQNELSISYEAVTDKKTIVNLTNHSYFNLSGNIKRDCSEHILQLESDRFLELGSDLIPTGKLIDSTNTPFDFKHGRLLKSGIKSDHPQNVLAGNGYDHPLIFAKKGENTVALSEKESGRTLLVTTDQPCVVLYTANQLEGPYSISGVRARNYLGVCLETQGLPDAINQPDFPTIVLNPEEVYRTTTKYRFFSNTIGV